A genomic stretch from Flavobacterium humidisoli includes:
- a CDS encoding SusC/RagA family TonB-linked outer membrane protein, which translates to MNSKNTKSVLHQMWTAKAAVLMIFMLFLTANSFAQTKKISGTVYDNTGNVLPGASIIEVGTKNGTTTDFDGKFSLNVAVGSAIEVSFIGSTTQKVQITANTSNYEVRLQNDGYALAEVQVVSVGYGKVKKSDLTGAISTVGADELLKGTIGSTEQVLQGKVAGLSIIRPSGDPAAASTIRLRGGTSLTASNSPLIVVDGIAGVDINVVQPSDIKSVDVLKDASATAIYGSRGANGVIMITTKSGTKGVSVVYNGQTGIGYVNNNLDLLSANQWRGYVRQNQIADAVDYGGNTNWQKAIEQTSISQSHTLSINSGKADSGFRTSLSYLNNEGVIKKSGLERLSGNVSAYQFLGDNKEVKFDMGLFANIDKWHPIDYRIFERAYNLNPTIPVYDSEGNFSAVVGNLYQNPVEILTNRTFDNERHRLLGYFKTDVKFLNDFTATANISLEHNAVKAGTYKPSYAVMEGQTEGGFAQRTYAEYTNAQGELYVNYNKVIDKHNISALAGYSYLENIYQGFGAQRGGFVTDAFSYNNLGAGYNYRLTDVYSYKGKSNLVSFYARANYGYDGRYLLTATVRRDGSSRFGENNKWGTFPSASAAWRISNEEFMESSKGWLDNLKLRVGYGVTGNQDGIGEYKSLSILGVGSDSYYDPVTKTWSLAYSPKQNPNPDLKWESTEQINVGFDFGLFNRITGSFEYYSKKTKDLLYTYEVPQPPYLVGTMLANVGEMSNKGVELTLNADIIKGDKFNWNANLTLGHNVQKIEKLSNPTYKTDVIYSGSLHGLAGMSGQYSQIIAEGYPVGTFWGFKNAGLDADGKIQYYNAANEVVAESALVDADKRDLGNIQPDLTLGIGMNFTYGNFDLGFSGYGMFGQKALNATNMMLNDPNRLPAFNVPDSFLSSGITSSPKYSDYWIEDASFFRLQTLTFGYTLPLKYKKSKFRMYVMGENLFVITGYKGVDPEIGLNAQDGIGQTGVMDQTGLAAPGIDRYNNYPRPTTISVGLNFTLNN; encoded by the coding sequence ATGAATAGTAAAAATACAAAAAGCGTCCTGCATCAAATGTGGACTGCTAAGGCAGCGGTATTGATGATTTTTATGCTTTTTCTTACTGCCAATTCTTTCGCGCAGACGAAAAAGATATCAGGAACTGTTTATGACAATACAGGGAATGTATTGCCAGGAGCTTCTATCATTGAAGTAGGAACTAAAAACGGAACTACAACAGATTTTGATGGTAAATTTAGCCTGAATGTAGCCGTAGGAAGTGCAATCGAAGTTTCGTTTATCGGCTCGACAACACAAAAAGTTCAGATTACAGCCAATACTTCTAATTACGAAGTGCGCCTGCAAAATGACGGATATGCCTTGGCAGAAGTACAAGTAGTTTCTGTAGGTTACGGAAAAGTGAAAAAATCAGATTTAACTGGAGCAATTTCTACAGTTGGAGCAGACGAATTGCTAAAAGGAACTATTGGTTCTACAGAGCAGGTTTTACAAGGAAAAGTAGCAGGATTAAGCATTATTCGTCCTTCTGGAGATCCAGCTGCAGCTTCTACAATTCGTCTTCGTGGAGGAACTTCTTTAACAGCAAGTAACAGTCCGTTAATTGTGGTAGATGGTATTGCGGGAGTTGATATTAACGTAGTTCAACCTTCAGATATTAAATCGGTTGATGTTCTTAAAGATGCTTCGGCAACAGCAATTTACGGTTCTCGTGGAGCAAATGGAGTAATTATGATTACTACAAAATCTGGAACAAAAGGTGTTTCTGTTGTTTATAACGGACAAACAGGTATAGGGTATGTCAATAATAACTTAGATCTTCTTTCAGCAAATCAGTGGAGAGGCTATGTGCGCCAGAATCAAATTGCAGATGCAGTAGATTATGGTGGAAATACAAACTGGCAAAAAGCAATCGAGCAGACTTCGATTTCTCAATCGCACACCTTAAGTATCAATTCTGGTAAAGCAGACAGTGGTTTTAGAACTTCACTTTCATACTTAAATAATGAAGGAGTAATTAAAAAATCTGGATTAGAAAGATTAAGCGGGAATGTTAGCGCTTACCAATTTCTTGGAGACAACAAAGAAGTGAAATTTGATATGGGATTATTTGCCAACATTGACAAATGGCACCCAATAGATTACAGAATTTTTGAAAGAGCTTATAACTTAAATCCAACGATTCCGGTTTACGATTCAGAAGGAAATTTCAGTGCAGTAGTAGGAAATCTGTATCAGAATCCTGTTGAGATTTTAACCAACAGAACTTTTGATAATGAAAGACACAGACTTTTAGGTTACTTTAAAACAGATGTAAAATTCTTGAATGACTTTACTGCTACAGCAAATATTTCGCTAGAGCACAATGCAGTAAAAGCGGGTACTTACAAACCATCTTATGCGGTTATGGAAGGACAGACAGAAGGCGGTTTTGCACAAAGAACTTATGCAGAATATACAAATGCACAAGGAGAACTTTATGTAAATTACAATAAAGTCATAGACAAACATAACATCAGCGCTTTGGCTGGATATTCTTATCTTGAAAATATTTATCAAGGTTTTGGAGCACAAAGAGGTGGTTTTGTTACAGATGCTTTTAGTTATAATAATTTAGGTGCGGGTTATAACTATCGTTTAACCGACGTGTATTCATACAAAGGAAAATCGAACTTAGTTTCTTTTTATGCTCGTGCAAATTATGGTTACGACGGTAGATATTTATTGACAGCGACAGTAAGACGTGATGGATCGAGCCGTTTTGGAGAAAACAATAAATGGGGAACTTTCCCATCTGCTTCTGCAGCTTGGAGAATTTCTAACGAAGAATTTATGGAATCTTCAAAAGGTTGGTTAGACAACTTAAAATTAAGAGTTGGTTATGGAGTTACAGGAAATCAAGATGGAATTGGAGAGTATAAATCACTTTCTATTTTAGGAGTTGGAAGCGACAGTTACTACGACCCAGTTACTAAAACTTGGAGTTTGGCTTATTCTCCAAAACAAAATCCAAATCCTGATTTGAAATGGGAATCTACAGAGCAAATTAATGTTGGTTTTGATTTCGGACTTTTCAATAGAATCACAGGATCTTTTGAATATTATTCTAAAAAAACAAAAGATTTATTATACACTTACGAAGTGCCTCAGCCACCTTATTTAGTAGGAACAATGTTGGCTAACGTTGGCGAAATGTCAAACAAAGGGGTAGAGTTAACTTTGAATGCAGATATCATTAAAGGGGATAAATTCAACTGGAATGCTAATTTGACACTTGGACATAACGTTCAGAAAATTGAAAAACTTTCTAACCCAACGTATAAAACAGACGTGATCTACAGCGGATCTCTTCATGGTTTGGCAGGTATGTCTGGACAATATTCTCAAATTATTGCAGAAGGATATCCAGTTGGAACTTTCTGGGGATTCAAAAATGCTGGTTTAGATGCTGATGGGAAAATTCAGTACTACAACGCTGCAAATGAAGTAGTCGCTGAAAGTGCTTTGGTTGATGCTGATAAAAGAGATTTAGGAAATATTCAGCCAGATTTGACTTTAGGTATCGGGATGAATTTTACGTATGGAAACTTTGACCTTGGATTTTCTGGATACGGAATGTTTGGACAAAAAGCATTAAATGCGACAAACATGATGTTAAACGATCCGAATAGATTGCCAGCTTTTAATGTGCCAGATTCTTTCTTGAGCAGCGGTATTACTTCGTCTCCAAAATATTCAGATTACTGGATCGAAGATGCTTCTTTCTTCAGACTTCAGACATTGACTTTTGGTTATACTTTACCATTGAAATACAAAAAATCGAAATTTAGAATGTATGTAATGGGCGAAAACTTATTTGTAATCACAGGCTATAAAGGTGTAGATCCAGAGATTGGTTTAAATGCTCAGGACGGAATTGGTCAGACTGGAGTAATGGATCAAACTGGTTTGGCAGCTCCTGGAATTGACAGATACAATAATTATCCTCGACCAACTACAATTTCTGTTGGATTAAATTTTACGCTGAATAACTAA
- a CDS encoding DUF5004 domain-containing protein has protein sequence MKCKSLYWLAFMMCLFAIGCDNTDDGSYVEPITLYEKVNGNWGLTNLKMVDEVAKANKIEPNEENLSTYFNYEDFKIKFNVDEKNNPTSYEVTGDVPPLFAPKGYWALSSAFQSTTGVGTKIYLYSDAQKTQKTDELRLISVPGKSKEMQIQLAHSSGGVDFVSYVFKLNAIN, from the coding sequence ATGAAATGTAAAAGTCTTTATTGGCTAGCTTTTATGATGTGTTTATTTGCTATCGGATGCGATAACACAGATGACGGAAGCTACGTAGAACCGATTACCCTTTATGAAAAAGTAAATGGGAATTGGGGATTAACAAATCTGAAAATGGTTGATGAAGTTGCGAAAGCAAATAAGATCGAACCAAACGAAGAAAACTTGAGTACTTATTTTAACTACGAAGATTTTAAAATCAAATTTAACGTAGACGAAAAAAATAATCCTACAAGTTATGAAGTAACGGGAGATGTTCCTCCTTTATTTGCTCCTAAGGGGTATTGGGCACTTAGCTCAGCGTTTCAATCGACTACTGGTGTTGGAACGAAAATCTATCTGTACAGCGACGCACAGAAAACGCAAAAAACAGATGAACTTAGATTGATTTCAGTTCCAGGTAAAAGCAAAGAAATGCAGATTCAATTGGCGCATTCTTCTGGTGGTGTAGATTTCGTTTCTTATGTGTTTAAATTAAATGCTATTAATTAA